One genomic region from Armatimonadota bacterium encodes:
- the tilS gene encoding tRNA lysidine(34) synthetase TilS: protein MASSVSVDRLIARIQRAVSECRLFSPGARILVACSGGADSTALLHILRRFPESWGLQLAVGHVHHGLRPEADEDAAFVQRLCAELGVPFYLERLTGLRAQDANLAARAREARYQALGRMAAAAGARVVATGHTLDDQAETVLLRLVRGTGVAGLGGIPPRRPLQPGVEVVRPLLWARREELRAFLSSLGSPWREDPTNADLTRQRNRIRHLVLPLLERENPRIREALAHLAEMVRAEEAWWEEQLETLRETLVVRKTEGALRVDRLGFQELAPALQRRLLRALAEELGVGADATFVHVEQIRRAVLRGETGREFTLPHGVRVRLAREVMMVDREDSPSLPPVEVPLPVPGEVISTELGLFVEARIEPVEGEGTARGEWEVELDPAVSERGLVLRNRRPGDRIRLRGGRRKVQDVLTEAGVPRWDRDGVGIVATRDGEVLWVIGYCAAAFPPSPGGRCLRMRAWRLEAGSGGSGCYNGAAGGGR from the coding sequence ATGGCGTCTTCGGTGTCTGTGGATCGCTTGATCGCCCGCATTCAGAGAGCGGTGAGCGAATGCCGCCTGTTTTCCCCCGGTGCCCGGATCCTGGTGGCATGCTCGGGCGGAGCCGACAGCACCGCCCTCCTCCATATCCTACGGCGCTTCCCCGAGTCCTGGGGCCTGCAGCTCGCCGTGGGCCACGTGCACCACGGTCTGCGCCCGGAGGCGGACGAGGACGCGGCCTTCGTCCAGCGCCTGTGCGCGGAACTAGGGGTTCCCTTCTATCTGGAGCGGCTGACCGGTCTTCGGGCGCAGGATGCCAACCTCGCGGCTCGGGCCCGGGAGGCCCGCTACCAAGCCCTGGGTCGGATGGCGGCCGCCGCCGGTGCCCGGGTGGTGGCCACCGGCCACACCCTGGACGACCAGGCGGAGACGGTGCTGTTGCGGCTGGTGCGGGGTACGGGGGTGGCAGGGCTCGGGGGAATCCCCCCCCGCCGGCCCCTTCAGCCTGGGGTTGAGGTGGTCCGGCCCTTGCTGTGGGCCCGGCGCGAGGAACTCCGGGCGTTCCTCTCCAGCCTCGGGTCCCCCTGGCGGGAGGATCCCACCAATGCGGACCTCACCCGCCAGCGCAACCGGATCCGACACCTGGTGCTCCCCCTGCTGGAACGGGAAAACCCGCGGATCCGGGAAGCCCTGGCGCACCTGGCGGAGATGGTGCGGGCAGAGGAAGCCTGGTGGGAGGAGCAGCTGGAAACCCTTCGGGAGACCCTGGTGGTCCGTAAGACGGAAGGTGCCTTGCGGGTGGACCGCCTTGGCTTCCAGGAACTCGCCCCAGCCCTCCAACGACGGCTGCTCCGGGCGCTGGCCGAGGAGCTGGGAGTCGGGGCAGACGCCACCTTCGTCCACGTGGAGCAGATCCGTCGGGCGGTCCTGCGGGGGGAGACGGGAAGGGAGTTTACCCTGCCGCACGGGGTGCGGGTCCGGCTTGCCCGGGAGGTGATGATGGTGGATCGGGAGGACAGCCCATCCCTTCCGCCCGTGGAAGTACCTCTCCCGGTGCCCGGGGAGGTCATCAGCACAGAACTAGGGCTTTTCGTGGAGGCAAGGATTGAACCGGTGGAAGGAGAGGGGACGGCGCGGGGGGAGTGGGAAGTAGAGCTGGATCCCGCGGTGAGCGAGCGGGGGTTGGTACTCCGCAACCGCCGGCCGGGGGATCGGATCCGGCTTCGGGGGGGACGCCGCAAGGTGCAGGACGTCCTCACGGAGGCCGGGGTTCCCCGGTGGGATCGGGACGGGGTGGGAATCGTGGCCACCCGGGATGGCGAGGTCCTCTGGGTGATCGGCTACTGCGCGGCGGCTTTCCCGCCCTCCCCGGGTGGCCGGTGCCTGCGGATGCGGGCGTGGCGGCTGGAGGCGGGGAGCGGGGGCTCAGGGTGCTATAATGGGGCGGCCGGAGGTGGCCGGTAG
- a CDS encoding glycosyltransferase family 2 protein, translating into MVDLDAHMGLKRSLTAFFPAYNEEGNIERTVRRALEVLPAYADVFEVIVVDDGSTDRTAEVVRRLMEEDPRVRLVQHDRNRGYGAALRTGFAAARYEWVFFSDADLQFDLADLGRLLPFTERGDLVVGYRLRRRDPFHRRLIGRAWNLLVRWAFGVRVRDVDCAFKLLRREVVQRLPLRSDGAFISTELLCRAAAAGARIAEVGVPHYPRRWGRQGGASLRVILRALQELWRLWRDLRRASAQGQAASTPAAPGVGARGRRSREG; encoded by the coding sequence GTGGTGGATCTGGATGCCCACATGGGTCTGAAGCGCTCCTTGACCGCCTTCTTCCCTGCCTACAACGAGGAGGGCAACATCGAGAGGACCGTGCGCCGGGCGCTCGAGGTGCTGCCCGCATACGCGGACGTGTTTGAGGTGATCGTGGTGGACGACGGGAGCACGGACCGTACCGCGGAGGTGGTGCGCCGTCTCATGGAGGAGGATCCCCGGGTCCGGCTCGTGCAACACGATCGCAACCGCGGCTACGGAGCGGCCCTGCGCACGGGATTTGCAGCCGCCCGGTACGAGTGGGTGTTCTTCAGCGACGCGGACCTGCAGTTCGATCTCGCGGACCTAGGCCGCCTGCTCCCCTTTACAGAGCGAGGAGACCTCGTGGTGGGCTACCGCCTCCGACGCCGGGATCCGTTCCACCGCCGTCTCATCGGGCGGGCGTGGAACCTCCTCGTGCGATGGGCCTTCGGGGTGCGGGTGCGGGACGTGGACTGCGCCTTCAAGCTCCTGCGCCGGGAAGTGGTGCAGCGATTGCCCCTGCGCAGCGACGGGGCCTTCATCAGCACGGAGCTACTCTGCCGGGCCGCGGCCGCGGGGGCCCGCATCGCGGAGGTTGGGGTTCCGCACTACCCCCGCCGGTGGGGCCGGCAGGGAGGAGCAAGCCTGCGGGTGATCCTTCGGGCCCTGCAGGAGCTGTGGCGGCTTTGGCGGGACCTCAGGCGGGCCTCCGCACAAGGACAAGCAGCATCCACCCCAGCAGCGCCAGGTGTAGGAGCGAGAGGGCGGCGGTCACGGGAGGGGTGA
- a CDS encoding FtsX-like permease family protein, translating to MGALAWRNLLRARGRSLTTVFTVALVVCLSLLLLSFAAASLDGFIRTLTERGGHVVIRVEGYREKEDLESLSFEAEPLRGTLSLPSGSTGEGVLEGPALLIAGDRSRAAVLVGLEPPGFRRQESYLTRGRLPQRGDEALLGAALARALRVDLGGEVVAYAPGGTGTGIAAFRVVGLLDLPETGQEARTLLVPLSAAQVLLAPGRVTRLEVRLPAHGLYEEEKVQALQEVLRRRLVGFQVETWREANPAMDALIRLYEPILAVYVGIFFGLVGLILLNALYLSFVERIREFGLLAALGASRRRIVGVVLLESGFLVGLGTLVGVLVGIGMYLEMRDGFRLPFGLAERYLEFGFPEVLYGRLTARDFLLTVGYALAVSVLAALWPAHLAGRLEPVEAMRYAP from the coding sequence GTGGGGGCACTCGCCTGGCGGAACCTGCTGAGGGCCAGGGGCCGCTCCCTCACCACGGTCTTCACCGTGGCCCTGGTGGTCTGCCTCAGTCTCCTCCTCCTGTCCTTCGCCGCCGCCAGCTTGGACGGCTTCATCCGGACCCTCACGGAGCGAGGCGGACATGTGGTGATCCGGGTGGAGGGATACCGGGAAAAGGAGGACCTGGAAAGCCTCAGCTTCGAGGCGGAACCCCTCCGGGGAACCCTGTCCCTTCCTTCGGGGAGTACGGGGGAGGGAGTTCTCGAAGGACCCGCCCTCCTCATCGCGGGGGATCGGAGCCGGGCGGCCGTGCTCGTAGGACTTGAGCCACCCGGGTTTCGCCGGCAGGAGAGCTACCTCACCCGGGGCCGTCTCCCTCAACGGGGGGACGAAGCGCTCCTGGGCGCCGCTCTGGCCCGGGCCCTGCGGGTGGATCTGGGAGGGGAAGTGGTAGCCTACGCGCCGGGTGGCACGGGGACCGGGATCGCCGCCTTCCGGGTGGTGGGGCTGCTGGATCTCCCAGAGACGGGGCAGGAGGCCAGGACCCTTCTCGTGCCCTTATCGGCCGCGCAGGTCCTCCTCGCTCCCGGGCGGGTCACCCGGTTGGAGGTGCGGCTTCCGGCACACGGCCTCTACGAGGAGGAGAAGGTCCAGGCCCTCCAGGAGGTGCTCCGGAGGAGGCTAGTGGGTTTCCAGGTGGAGACCTGGCGGGAGGCGAACCCTGCCATGGATGCCCTTATCCGGCTGTACGAGCCCATCCTCGCGGTCTACGTGGGGATCTTCTTTGGCCTAGTGGGTCTCATCCTCCTGAACGCCCTCTACCTGAGCTTCGTGGAGCGAATCCGGGAGTTCGGCCTGCTGGCGGCCCTCGGCGCGAGCAGGAGGCGGATTGTGGGCGTGGTCCTGCTGGAGAGCGGGTTCCTGGTGGGTCTGGGGACGCTCGTGGGGGTACTCGTGGGGATAGGGATGTATCTGGAGATGCGCGACGGCTTCCGCCTCCCCTTCGGCCTGGCAGAGCGGTACTTGGAGTTCGGTTTCCCGGAGGTCCTTTACGGGAGGCTTACTGCCCGGGATTTCCTCCTGACGGTGGGGTACGCCCTTGCAGTATCGGTGCTCGCAGCCCTCTGGCCTGCCCACCTGGCGGGTCGGCTGGAGCCCGTGGAGGCCATGCGGTATGCGCCTTGA
- a CDS encoding ABC transporter ATP-binding protein, with protein MRLEETPMIRTVGLRKVYRSNGVETVALRGVELSVERGEFTAIVGPSGSGKSTLLHLLAGLDLPTEGEVYVAGVRVDRLSRAERARFRLFHVGSVFQAYNLLPVLTALENAALLLELRGIPRPERERQALSALEAFGLADKARRRPAQLSGGEQQRVAVARAMVAELLVVLADEPTANLDSKTGLDLIRHMKRLNERKHITFLFSTHDPRLLEQVGRIVRLEDGTVVADERRG; from the coding sequence ATGCGCCTTGAGGAGACTCCCATGATCCGAACGGTGGGACTCAGAAAGGTCTACCGGAGCAACGGGGTGGAGACCGTAGCTCTGCGGGGCGTGGAGCTCTCCGTGGAGCGGGGGGAATTTACCGCCATCGTGGGGCCTTCCGGATCCGGAAAAAGCACCCTCCTGCACCTCCTGGCCGGCCTGGACCTGCCCACGGAGGGCGAGGTGTACGTGGCCGGGGTGCGGGTGGACCGGCTCAGCCGGGCGGAACGGGCCCGGTTCCGCCTGTTCCACGTGGGCTCGGTGTTCCAGGCCTACAATCTCCTGCCGGTGCTCACGGCTCTGGAGAACGCCGCGCTTCTGCTGGAGCTACGGGGCATTCCTCGGCCGGAGCGGGAGCGCCAGGCCCTTTCGGCCCTGGAGGCCTTCGGCCTTGCGGACAAAGCCCGCCGTCGGCCCGCTCAGCTCTCCGGAGGGGAGCAGCAGCGGGTGGCGGTGGCTCGGGCCATGGTGGCAGAACTCCTTGTCGTCCTTGCGGACGAGCCTACCGCGAACCTGGACTCCAAAACGGGCTTGGACCTCATCCGGCACATGAAGCGGCTCAACGAGAGAAAGCACATCACCTTCCTGTTCTCCACCCACGATCCGCGCCTGCTGGAACAGGTGGGACGCATCGTGCGGTTGGAGGACGGGACGGTGGTGGCGGACGAGCGGAGGGGGTAG
- a CDS encoding ABC transporter permease has protein sequence MPILRLAWRNLFRHRQRTALLGLVVAYVTVAVLFLYGFLDGYGESLVEAYGAYLVAPVVVARTAWWEDPDPAHGLTRLPVLSHPRVQAQTPRLRFAALVRSPYRTEGLEVVGVHSEGERGLSRLAGKVVQGRWMARRGEVVLGERLARRLDVRVGERLVVETSGRRGPQALGLQVVGILRAGVSTVDHSGLYIPLEDAQGLTGIRATELAVRVPRGWEMRAAEELNRVLSPELRAKGVWELMGPIRYDYEASRLFYIPIVGLFMLLAAVAVTSTTYVSVRERLRELSVMESLGMSPGRLAAMVALEAFLASLVGLVGGLLLGYGLLLYTSAHNVFGPLMRLSVELLPESGLTEALYTAVRPHYALYAATTVVLSTLLAFLFPSRLVVYLNVPRYLKEV, from the coding sequence ATTCCCATCCTCCGGCTCGCGTGGCGCAACCTCTTCCGGCACCGTCAGAGGACGGCGCTGCTGGGCCTGGTGGTCGCCTACGTGACCGTGGCCGTGCTGTTCCTCTACGGTTTTCTGGACGGGTACGGGGAGAGCCTCGTGGAAGCGTATGGGGCCTACCTGGTGGCCCCCGTGGTGGTGGCAAGAACCGCGTGGTGGGAAGACCCAGATCCGGCCCACGGCCTCACACGCCTTCCCGTCCTCTCCCATCCGAGGGTCCAGGCACAGACCCCGAGGCTCCGGTTTGCGGCCCTTGTTCGATCTCCGTACCGCACGGAGGGCCTGGAGGTGGTGGGAGTCCACTCGGAGGGCGAGAGGGGGCTGAGCCGTCTTGCCGGGAAGGTGGTCCAAGGCCGTTGGATGGCCCGGCGGGGGGAAGTGGTGCTCGGGGAGCGGTTGGCTCGCCGGCTGGACGTGCGGGTGGGGGAGAGGCTTGTGGTGGAGACCAGCGGCCGCAGGGGCCCGCAGGCCTTGGGGTTGCAGGTGGTGGGGATCCTCCGAGCCGGGGTTTCCACGGTGGACCACTCCGGACTGTACATCCCTCTGGAGGATGCGCAAGGGTTGACGGGGATTCGGGCCACGGAGCTGGCGGTGCGGGTCCCGCGGGGGTGGGAGATGCGGGCCGCGGAGGAGCTGAATCGGGTGCTCTCTCCGGAGCTCCGGGCGAAGGGGGTGTGGGAGCTCATGGGTCCCATCCGGTACGACTACGAGGCGAGCCGCCTGTTCTACATCCCGATCGTGGGGTTGTTCATGCTGCTCGCGGCGGTGGCGGTGACCAGCACCACATACGTGAGCGTGCGGGAGCGGCTCAGGGAGCTCAGTGTGATGGAAAGCTTGGGAATGAGCCCCGGGCGCCTTGCGGCGATGGTGGCCCTCGAAGCGTTCCTCGCGAGCCTGGTGGGGCTGGTGGGAGGACTGCTCCTCGGCTACGGCCTCCTTCTGTATACCTCCGCCCACAACGTCTTCGGTCCGCTCATGCGGCTCTCCGTGGAGCTCCTGCCGGAATCCGGTCTCACGGAGGCCCTCTATACCGCTGTGCGACCGCACTACGCCCTGTATGCGGCCACCACCGTGGTCCTCTCTACCCTCCTGGCTTTTCTCTTTCCCAGCAGGCTCGTGGTCTACCTGAACGTGCCGAGGTACCTGAAGGAGGTGTGA
- the ald gene encoding alanine dehydrogenase, producing MRIGVPRERKDQEYRVGITPGGVMQLVQAGHEVLLEAGAGEGSGFSDEEYRRRGARIVLDPSEVWGCDLVMKVKEPLPEEYRYLREGLVLFAFLHLAADAPLTQALVASRAVAIAYETVQLPDGELPLLTPMSEVAGKLAVQEAAYYLKRTQGGKGTLLGGVTGVAPGTVVILGGGVVGTNAARVALGMGAQVTILEKNFRRMLFLDDVLHGRFQVLASNPYTIEQAVAYADVLVGAVLVPGARTPRLVTEEMVRAMKPGSIILDVSIDQGGCVEGIRPTTHRDPVYVRHGVVHYAVTNMPAAVPRTSTVALTNATIPYALQIAAKGWRRACREDPALRRGLNVVEGAITHPGVAEAHGLPYTSAEEVLEGSG from the coding sequence ATGCGGATCGGGGTGCCCCGGGAGCGCAAGGACCAAGAGTACCGGGTGGGAATCACGCCCGGGGGCGTGATGCAGCTCGTGCAAGCGGGCCACGAGGTCCTCCTCGAGGCGGGGGCAGGCGAGGGGAGCGGGTTCTCGGATGAGGAGTACCGACGCCGGGGGGCCCGCATCGTCCTGGACCCTTCGGAGGTGTGGGGATGCGACCTGGTGATGAAGGTGAAGGAGCCCCTCCCTGAGGAGTACCGGTACCTGCGAGAAGGGCTCGTGCTCTTTGCCTTTCTGCACCTCGCGGCGGACGCACCCCTGACCCAGGCGCTGGTGGCCTCCCGCGCGGTGGCCATCGCCTACGAGACCGTGCAGCTCCCGGACGGGGAACTACCCCTGCTTACCCCCATGAGCGAGGTGGCGGGGAAGCTGGCGGTCCAGGAGGCCGCCTACTACCTGAAGCGCACCCAGGGCGGGAAGGGCACGCTCCTGGGAGGAGTGACCGGCGTCGCGCCGGGGACGGTGGTCATCCTGGGCGGCGGTGTGGTGGGCACGAACGCCGCCCGGGTGGCGCTCGGGATGGGTGCACAGGTCACCATCCTGGAGAAAAACTTCCGGAGGATGCTGTTTCTGGACGACGTGCTCCACGGCAGGTTCCAGGTCCTCGCCAGCAATCCCTACACCATCGAGCAGGCGGTGGCGTACGCGGACGTGCTGGTGGGCGCGGTCCTGGTCCCCGGGGCCCGCACGCCGCGGCTGGTGACGGAAGAGATGGTTCGGGCCATGAAGCCCGGGTCCATTATCCTGGACGTCTCCATCGATCAGGGCGGATGCGTGGAAGGCATCCGGCCCACCACTCACCGCGATCCCGTGTACGTGCGGCACGGGGTGGTGCACTACGCGGTCACCAACATGCCCGCGGCCGTCCCCCGGACCTCCACCGTGGCCCTCACCAACGCCACCATCCCCTACGCCCTGCAGATCGCCGCAAAGGGGTGGCGGCGGGCCTGCCGGGAGGATCCGGCGCTCCGGAGGGGGCTCAACGTGGTGGAGGGTGCCATCACCCACCCCGGGGTGGCCGAGGCCCATGGGCTCCCGTATACTTCTGCGGAGGAGGTTCTGGAAGGATCAGGTTAG
- the rpoZ gene encoding DNA-directed RNA polymerase subunit omega, with the protein MIRPPLEVLLERVPNKYALVMLAAKRAQQLGAGQLPLVDVDSQNPVTIALEEVAAGRVRPEWPREPLAIFRDL; encoded by the coding sequence ATGATCCGACCACCCCTTGAGGTGCTGCTCGAACGCGTGCCCAACAAGTACGCTCTGGTGATGCTGGCCGCGAAGCGGGCCCAGCAGCTGGGTGCGGGGCAGCTGCCCCTAGTGGATGTGGACTCCCAGAACCCTGTCACCATTGCCCTCGAGGAAGTCGCGGCCGGCCGGGTCCGGCCGGAGTGGCCCCGGGAGCCCCTGGCCATCTTCCGGGATCTCTAA
- the ftsH gene encoding ATP-dependent zinc metalloprotease FtsH, with product MAGREEDVANRYIRSLLIWSLVITVVLFVLVPMYRSTRTTPHQVDFSQFLGWVETGRIRDTVVFNEDSSTIYGTTRDGQPFRTTYSRETTPQIQQMLRERRIPFRIEASARNSPWPNLLSSFLPVLLIIGLWFLMIRQAQSGSNQAMSFGKSRARLHHESKPRVTFEDVAGVDEAKEELQEIIEFLKHPKKFQALGAKIPRGVLLVGPPGSGKTLLAKAVAGEAGVPFYSISGSEFVEMFVGVGASRVRDLFDQAKKSAPCLVFIDEIDAVGRQRGAGLGGGHDEREQTLNQLLVEMDGFDPNAGIVVIAATNRPDILDPALLRPGRFDRRIIVDNPDTKGRKAILEVHLRGKPLAEDVNVELLAKRTPGFSGADLANLVNEAALLAARRNKRRITMAEFDEAIERVIAGPQRRSRVLSPRERELVAYHEAGHALLRKLLPHADPPSKVTIVSRGMALGYVMGMPPEDRYTRTRAELLDEITVAMGGRVAEELVFGEVTTGAENDFEQATDMARRMVTEYGMSEKLGPMSFGKRHGPIFLGRDLVESRNYSEEIAYEIDKEVRRIIDECYERARSTLEANRDKLERIARALLEKETLDAEELDRLVSGQSLEPASSPPSPPAPKAPAEPIKPVAPPLPSLRPKPEAG from the coding sequence GTGGCCGGTAGGGAGGAGGATGTGGCGAACCGGTACATACGCAGTCTGTTGATCTGGTCCCTGGTGATCACCGTGGTGCTCTTCGTCCTGGTGCCCATGTACCGGAGCACCCGGACGACCCCACACCAGGTGGACTTCAGTCAGTTCCTGGGCTGGGTGGAGACAGGACGGATTCGGGACACCGTGGTGTTCAACGAGGACTCCAGCACCATCTACGGCACCACCCGGGACGGACAGCCCTTCCGAACCACCTATTCCCGGGAGACCACACCGCAGATCCAGCAGATGCTACGGGAGCGCCGGATTCCCTTCCGCATCGAGGCCTCTGCCCGCAACTCGCCCTGGCCCAACCTCCTCAGCAGCTTCCTGCCCGTATTGCTCATCATCGGGCTGTGGTTCCTGATGATCCGGCAGGCGCAGTCGGGCAGCAACCAGGCCATGTCCTTCGGGAAGAGCCGGGCCCGTCTGCACCACGAGTCCAAGCCCAGGGTGACCTTCGAGGATGTGGCGGGCGTGGACGAGGCCAAGGAGGAGCTGCAGGAGATCATCGAGTTCCTCAAGCACCCTAAGAAGTTCCAGGCTCTAGGGGCCAAGATCCCCCGGGGAGTTCTCCTGGTGGGGCCGCCGGGATCCGGGAAGACCCTGCTGGCGAAGGCAGTGGCGGGGGAGGCAGGGGTGCCCTTTTACTCCATCTCCGGCTCGGAGTTCGTGGAGATGTTCGTGGGAGTGGGCGCGAGCCGGGTGCGGGATCTGTTCGATCAGGCCAAGAAGAGCGCCCCGTGCCTGGTGTTCATCGACGAGATCGACGCGGTGGGTCGGCAGCGGGGTGCGGGGCTTGGGGGCGGCCACGACGAGCGGGAGCAGACCCTGAACCAGCTTCTGGTGGAGATGGACGGGTTTGATCCCAATGCGGGCATCGTGGTCATCGCGGCCACCAACCGGCCCGACATCTTGGATCCGGCCCTGCTGCGCCCAGGCCGCTTCGACCGCCGCATCATCGTGGACAACCCCGACACCAAGGGCCGCAAGGCTATCTTAGAGGTCCACCTGCGGGGCAAGCCCCTGGCGGAGGACGTGAACGTGGAGCTGCTGGCCAAGCGCACCCCGGGGTTTTCCGGCGCGGACCTCGCGAACCTCGTGAACGAGGCGGCGCTGCTGGCCGCCCGCCGCAACAAGCGCAGGATCACTATGGCCGAATTCGATGAGGCCATCGAGCGGGTCATCGCGGGGCCGCAGCGCCGCAGCCGGGTGCTCTCCCCCCGGGAGCGGGAGCTGGTGGCCTACCATGAGGCCGGGCACGCCCTGCTGCGCAAGCTCCTGCCGCACGCGGATCCGCCCAGCAAGGTCACCATCGTCTCCCGTGGCATGGCCCTGGGCTACGTGATGGGGATGCCCCCGGAGGACCGGTACACCCGCACGCGGGCGGAGCTGCTGGACGAGATCACCGTGGCCATGGGGGGTCGGGTGGCGGAGGAGCTCGTGTTCGGGGAGGTTACCACGGGGGCGGAGAACGACTTCGAGCAGGCCACGGACATGGCCCGCCGCATGGTCACGGAGTATGGCATGTCCGAAAAGCTGGGCCCCATGTCCTTCGGCAAGCGGCACGGCCCCATCTTCCTGGGCCGGGATCTGGTGGAGAGCCGGAACTACAGCGAGGAGATCGCCTACGAGATCGACAAGGAGGTGCGCCGCATCATCGACGAGTGCTACGAACGGGCCCGCTCGACCCTTGAGGCGAACCGGGACAAGCTGGAGCGGATCGCCCGGGCCCTGCTGGAGAAGGAGACCCTGGACGCGGAGGAGCTGGATCGACTGGTGAGCGGACAAAGCCTGGAGCCCGCATCTTCCCCGCCCTCTCCGCCGGCACCCAAGGCGCCTGCGGAGCCCATCAAGCCCGTGGCACCCCCCCTTCCGAGCCTGCGGCCCAAGCCGGAGGCCGGGTAA
- a CDS encoding outer membrane lipoprotein-sorting protein, with product MSVHVAWALVVSLALAPGPEARLKAILDRLRGPSHEATYTIRVVRPNAERSYRLKVYTDGRRARLRVLEPVREAGQAFLSLEGELYLYDPRLGRTLRLPPTGRAERFLGSDLTYQDLMGRDLEEQFSVAEEREALVLVPKPGAPTPYGRVEVYLREELPERLLYYDQRGAAIREVRISGYTRHGAAVLPGRVEVRDLLRSGYRTVVEVSEVRVGPVPERCFNPLSLERGCP from the coding sequence GTGAGCGTGCACGTGGCTTGGGCGCTCGTGGTTTCCCTTGCCCTGGCCCCGGGGCCGGAGGCCCGGTTGAAGGCTATCCTGGACCGGCTGCGGGGTCCCAGCCACGAGGCCACCTACACCATCCGGGTGGTGCGCCCGAATGCGGAACGGAGCTACCGCCTGAAGGTGTACACGGACGGCAGGCGCGCGCGGCTGCGGGTGCTGGAACCGGTCCGGGAGGCGGGGCAGGCCTTCCTGTCCCTGGAAGGCGAGTTGTACCTCTACGACCCACGTCTCGGGCGCACCCTCCGCCTGCCTCCCACGGGGCGCGCGGAGCGCTTTCTGGGAAGCGATCTCACCTACCAGGACCTCATGGGCCGGGATCTGGAAGAGCAGTTCTCCGTGGCCGAGGAAAGGGAGGCCTTGGTGTTGGTCCCCAAGCCCGGAGCTCCCACACCCTACGGCCGCGTGGAGGTCTACCTCCGGGAGGAGCTTCCGGAACGCCTCCTGTACTACGACCAGAGGGGGGCGGCCATCCGGGAGGTTCGGATCTCCGGGTACACCCGACACGGGGCGGCGGTCCTGCCCGGCCGGGTGGAGGTCCGGGACCTCCTCAGGTCCGGGTATCGGACGGTGGTGGAGGTGAGCGAGGTGCGGGTGGGTCCGGTTCCGGAGCGCTGCTTCAATCCCCTCTCCCTGGAGCGAGGGTGCCCGTAG
- a CDS encoding phospholipid carrier-dependent glycosyltransferase, which produces MATMAMMRSVWGVVLLLLVAAALRFWRLGEPPKQFFDEIYYARTAQEYLTGRPVYEWTHPPLSKLLIAGSVRVFGFTPWGWRFASALAGVLVVAALYALGYAVLQDSQKGLVVATLGTVDGLLLVESRIAKPEIFLLLFCTAAYAAWWAGVRTRRPAWYLAAGLCAGAAAATKWTGLTSVGILFVASLLAWRRGELPAPGLNFAALLFLPAIPYTASYLPHLLRGETLSDLLRLHENMYRYHSTLVATHPYASRWWTWPLLLRPMWYHYEVQGKIMTGIFAVGNPAVWWAILPSVGLVAPRAVFARSGRGLFILLGFLFSYVPYAFIGRLLFIYHMLPALPFAYLAITEALGDMEQRTARTWARAYLLLASMVFAFQLPVLVAYPVPARWLRWWIWMPTWV; this is translated from the coding sequence ATGGCTACAATGGCGATGATGCGCTCCGTGTGGGGAGTGGTGCTCCTCCTGCTGGTGGCCGCCGCGCTGCGGTTCTGGCGGCTCGGGGAACCCCCAAAGCAGTTCTTCGATGAGATCTACTACGCCCGCACGGCCCAGGAGTACCTCACGGGCCGACCCGTCTACGAGTGGACCCATCCGCCTCTCTCCAAGCTCCTGATAGCGGGCAGCGTGCGGGTCTTCGGGTTCACCCCGTGGGGGTGGCGCTTCGCGAGCGCCCTGGCAGGGGTGCTGGTGGTGGCGGCCCTCTACGCGCTGGGGTACGCGGTGCTCCAGGACTCCCAGAAGGGCCTCGTGGTGGCGACACTGGGGACCGTAGACGGACTCCTCCTGGTGGAGTCCCGGATCGCGAAACCCGAGATCTTCCTCCTGCTCTTCTGCACCGCCGCTTACGCCGCGTGGTGGGCCGGAGTCCGCACCCGCCGTCCGGCGTGGTACCTCGCCGCGGGGCTCTGCGCGGGTGCGGCGGCGGCCACGAAGTGGACGGGCCTCACGAGCGTGGGGATCCTCTTTGTCGCTAGCCTCCTGGCGTGGCGGCGGGGGGAACTTCCGGCTCCCGGCCTCAACTTCGCCGCCCTGCTGTTCCTCCCCGCGATCCCTTACACGGCTTCCTACCTCCCCCACCTCCTGCGGGGGGAAACACTTTCGGACCTTCTGCGTCTCCACGAGAACATGTACCGGTACCACAGCACCCTGGTGGCCACCCATCCGTATGCGAGCCGCTGGTGGACCTGGCCTCTGCTGCTGCGGCCCATGTGGTACCACTACGAGGTGCAGGGGAAGATCATGACCGGCATCTTCGCGGTGGGGAACCCCGCGGTGTGGTGGGCCATCCTCCCCTCCGTCGGCCTTGTGGCCCCGCGTGCGGTCTTTGCCCGCTCAGGGAGGGGCCTGTTCATCCTCCTGGGATTCCTCTTCTCCTACGTCCCCTACGCTTTCATCGGCCGGCTCCTCTTCATCTACCACATGCTGCCCGCCCTGCCCTTCGCGTACCTCGCCATCACGGAGGCCCTGGGGGACATGGAGCAGCGGACGGCAAGGACGTGGGCGCGGGCGTACCTCCTCCTGGCGAGCATGGTCTTCGCCTTCCAGCTGCCGGTTCTCGTGGCGTATCCCGTGCCCGCCCGGTGGCTGCGGTGGTGGATCTGGATGCCCACATGGGTCTGA